In the genome of Paracoccus tegillarcae, one region contains:
- a CDS encoding L,D-transpeptidase family protein, whose amino-acid sequence MILTRRAILALAGAAGVSACGGGDSSPKSNKFRAYSGPQVTQIVINKGERRMHLLHLRQVLKSYDVGLGNQPIGHKMFEGDGKTPEGIYFIDRFNPRSAFHLSVGISYPDAQDTARAMSFNRRPGGDIFIHGRGPEGNAKAPNKADWTAGCIAVTDDEIEEIYAMLTTGVPVVVNP is encoded by the coding sequence ATGATTCTGACAAGGCGCGCAATCTTGGCGCTGGCCGGAGCAGCGGGCGTGTCAGCCTGCGGCGGCGGCGACAGCAGTCCAAAATCCAACAAGTTCAGGGCTTATAGCGGTCCCCAGGTGACGCAGATCGTCATCAACAAGGGCGAACGGCGGATGCATCTTTTGCATCTGCGTCAGGTGCTGAAATCTTATGACGTCGGTCTGGGCAATCAGCCCATCGGCCACAAGATGTTCGAAGGCGATGGCAAGACGCCCGAGGGGATCTATTTCATCGACCGGTTCAACCCGCGCAGCGCCTTTCACCTGTCGGTCGGGATCTCTTACCCCGACGCGCAGGACACCGCGCGCGCGATGAGTTTCAACCGGCGCCCCGGCGGCGACATCTTCATCCATGGCCGCGGCCCCGAGGGCAACGCCAAGGCGCCCAACAAAGCCGACTGGACGGCTGGCTGCATCGCCGTAACCGATGACGAAATCGAAGAGATTTACGCCATGCTGACCACCGGCGTACCGGTCGTCGTCAATCCCTGA
- a CDS encoding class I SAM-dependent RNA methyltransferase, which yields MTTWTIQRLGRRGDGVAVAEDGQKALAALTLPGEVIAGEALEGRIATPRILTPSADRVRPICGHYRACGGCSLMHASDGFTTDWKRQVVETALHAQGLDAPIEGVHVSPPRSRRRAVFSGRRTKKGALVGFHVRASDVIADLTDCHVIRPEIQAALPLLRQIVAVGASRNAELSIVVIHGPAGLDVAITGGKPMDATLFQTLAGLAELGDLARLDWGGQSITRRTPALPMGRAQVVPPAAAFLQATAEGEAALRQAVMRITEGAARIADLYAGIGTFTLPLAERAEVHAVEGLAAPLTALDAGWRAAAGRHRITTETRDLARNPLLADELARFDAIVIDPPRAGAAQQATQIAGSAIETVAFVSCDPVNFARDSRILTESGFVMSQLTLVDQFRWSPHIETVAEFRRR from the coding sequence ATGACCACATGGACGATCCAGAGGCTGGGCCGGCGCGGTGATGGCGTCGCCGTGGCCGAGGACGGGCAAAAGGCGCTGGCCGCGCTGACGCTGCCGGGTGAAGTGATCGCAGGCGAGGCCCTCGAAGGCCGGATCGCCACGCCGCGCATCCTGACGCCCTCGGCTGATCGCGTGCGACCGATTTGCGGACATTACCGCGCCTGCGGCGGCTGTTCACTGATGCATGCCTCGGATGGGTTCACCACCGACTGGAAACGGCAGGTGGTGGAAACAGCGTTGCACGCGCAGGGTCTGGATGCGCCCATCGAGGGCGTGCATGTCTCTCCGCCTCGGTCGCGCCGGCGTGCGGTGTTTTCCGGGCGACGCACCAAGAAGGGCGCTTTGGTCGGCTTTCACGTCCGCGCCTCGGATGTGATCGCCGATCTGACCGATTGCCATGTGATCCGCCCCGAAATTCAGGCGGCGCTGCCCCTGCTGCGTCAGATCGTGGCGGTGGGGGCCTCGCGCAATGCGGAACTGTCGATCGTGGTGATCCACGGGCCTGCCGGGCTGGACGTCGCGATCACCGGCGGCAAGCCGATGGATGCGACCCTGTTCCAGACGCTGGCCGGGCTGGCCGAACTGGGCGATCTGGCGCGGCTGGATTGGGGTGGACAATCCATCACCCGCCGCACCCCGGCGCTGCCGATGGGTCGGGCACAGGTGGTGCCGCCTGCGGCTGCATTTCTTCAGGCCACTGCCGAGGGTGAGGCCGCCCTGCGCCAGGCCGTCATGCGGATCACAGAGGGCGCCGCACGCATCGCCGATCTCTATGCCGGTATCGGGACGTTCACCCTGCCCCTGGCAGAACGGGCCGAGGTTCACGCCGTCGAAGGGCTGGCCGCGCCGCTGACCGCGCTTGATGCCGGCTGGCGCGCGGCAGCCGGCCGGCACCGCATCACCACCGAAACCCGCGATCTGGCCCGAAACCCATTGCTGGCTGACGAGCTGGCTCGCTTTGACGCAATTGTGATTGACCCGCCTCGCGCGGGTGCTGCGCAGCAGGCAACTCAGATCGCCGGATCTGCGATTGAAACGGTCGCCTTCGTCAGCTGCGATCCGGTTAATTTCGCAAGAGATTCGCGCATTTTGACCGAAAGCGGATTTGTCATGAGCCAACTGACGCTGGTCGATCAGTTTCGCTGGTCGCCGCATATCGAGACGGTCGCGGAATTCCGCCGACGCTAG
- a CDS encoding CAP domain-containing protein has protein sequence MINIRSMVLLSVLALAACAPRIAPSQLGPDGQPIPVAYTISERESVEIPVRVLGQVNQLRANIGQSPLMLDPQLSSAAVAHSRDMAAQNRAWHFGSDGSSPLDRARRQGYYGEVIGEAISESYENDIQTLNAWMQTRDTRDIIMDPTARTLGLGWYQEPSKKIWWTLITGN, from the coding sequence ATGATCAATATTCGCAGCATGGTACTGTTGTCGGTGCTTGCGCTGGCCGCCTGTGCGCCGCGCATCGCCCCGTCACAGCTTGGCCCGGACGGCCAGCCTATTCCCGTTGCCTACACGATATCAGAGCGCGAGTCGGTCGAAATTCCCGTTCGCGTGCTGGGTCAGGTCAATCAGCTACGCGCCAATATCGGTCAGTCGCCGCTGATGCTGGACCCACAGCTCTCGTCCGCTGCGGTTGCCCATTCTCGTGACATGGCAGCCCAGAACCGCGCCTGGCACTTCGGATCGGATGGCAGTTCGCCGCTGGATCGCGCCCGCCGGCAGGGCTACTACGGCGAGGTGATCGGCGAGGCGATCTCGGAATCCTATGAAAATGATATCCAGACGCTGAACGCCTGGATGCAGACGCGCGACACGCGCGACATCATCATGGACCCGACCGCCCGCACGCTGGGGCTGGGCTGGTATCAGGAACCGTCGAAAAAGATCTGGTGGACGCTGATCACCGGCAACTGA